The following proteins are encoded in a genomic region of Helicobacter macacae MIT 99-5501:
- a CDS encoding TonB-dependent receptor — MKRHTHISATLSATLATMLLSQSAISVELNADNERERERVILAQTSLESKEPQSVKSRDKIDSALDTTNNTNTTTTTNATTTTNPASTSQDLSPQSTSSNHSSQNTQDDLDTQASYKNLEAKDLGRVSASAPKREMNRENAIFINKEDLANKGYADLEQALSHQASITLTPSANGQRQIDIRGQGLDAIKSVKTYINGVPININDTGYGASRNGFSLNGANPFNLIDINDIESIEVLAGGGSVLYGSGTRGGVVNIITKKPSKNYGRVSLEGVAYEAKEALSGKASVGGGYNIKDKAFISANVSYAYKNGLRPREYTKNAYASLQASYQISEKHKLDFSANYAKSYQFFAGYNNKFINGTQEKSISAMKQERYSTPTQATLNGVVMQDLVQASLKYSADFSQHLGFSALGFYSFSDFAFPEISGDPTIANANITGTNSNHNAGVFLKLKHSTKNNKLYVGLDNNVEISSANSGSSDKREGVRYSGGVYLLDSFMPSKYFSLTGGARGEVVYYDVDRTAVTRFAIPPTNIVSSVGSRQDIKANYAAEITPAFHYGEAGTVYAKGEIGFISPSVAQIINAISTSNTSKEFAKSNIKPEQYFTGEIGWRDEFLFSSFSASAYYTHSFNEIRYIYQTAVRNFFNLGETQRFGFEFVGKQRLFDKILSLQESINFNYSNVLKGRDETAMFNANAIGASDASQEGKQIPYVPIVKVSLLANVQAIKVGKHSLNIFYNNSYYGQQVDNNYALMNRGGYVLGDIGFTYAYNGFSISAGVRNVYDSFYVAYQSSSSSARGQTTTNTRTYLAGEGRSYYIAGKWEF; from the coding sequence ATGAAAAGGCATACCCACATTAGTGCGACTTTGAGCGCGACTTTGGCTACTATGCTGCTATCTCAAAGTGCTATTTCAGTAGAGCTAAATGCAGACAACGAGAGAGAGAGAGAGAGAGTAATCCTAGCGCAAACTAGCCTAGAATCCAAAGAGCCACAAAGCGTGAAATCTAGGGATAAAATCGATTCCGCGTTAGACACCACAAATAACACAAACACCACAACTACTACAAACGCTACAACCACTACAAATCCCGCAAGCACTTCGCAGGATTTATCTCCTCAAAGCACTTCAAGCAATCACTCTAGTCAAAACACACAAGATGATTTAGATACCCAAGCAAGCTACAAAAACTTAGAAGCAAAAGATTTGGGGAGAGTAAGTGCTAGCGCACCAAAGCGAGAAATGAATAGAGAAAATGCTATTTTTATCAATAAGGAGGACTTGGCAAACAAAGGATATGCAGACTTAGAGCAAGCCCTCTCACACCAAGCCTCTATCACGCTTACCCCCAGTGCAAATGGGCAAAGACAAATCGACATTCGAGGGCAGGGCTTAGATGCAATCAAATCTGTAAAAACATACATAAATGGCGTGCCAATCAATATAAACGACACAGGCTATGGCGCGAGCCGCAATGGCTTTTCGCTAAATGGAGCAAATCCATTTAATCTCATAGACATTAACGACATAGAGTCCATAGAAGTGCTTGCGGGTGGTGGCTCTGTGCTATATGGTAGTGGCACACGCGGTGGTGTGGTAAATATCATTACCAAAAAGCCTAGCAAAAATTATGGCAGGGTCAGCCTAGAGGGAGTGGCATACGAAGCAAAAGAAGCTCTAAGCGGCAAAGCAAGCGTAGGTGGAGGCTATAATATCAAGGACAAAGCATTCATAAGTGCAAATGTATCTTATGCCTACAAAAATGGCTTGCGCCCGAGAGAATACACCAAAAATGCTTATGCTTCTTTGCAAGCCTCATACCAAATCAGCGAAAAACACAAGCTAGATTTTAGTGCGAACTATGCAAAATCTTATCAATTTTTTGCAGGCTATAATAATAAATTTATAAACGGCACACAAGAAAAATCTATCTCTGCAATGAAGCAAGAGCGATATAGCACACCCACGCAAGCTACTTTAAATGGCGTTGTTATGCAGGATTTGGTGCAGGCTTCTTTGAAATATAGCGCAGATTTTAGTCAGCATTTGGGCTTTAGCGCACTTGGATTTTATTCATTTAGTGATTTTGCTTTCCCTGAAATTTCAGGCGACCCAACGATTGCAAATGCAAATATCACAGGCACAAATAGCAATCACAACGCAGGTGTGTTTCTAAAGCTAAAGCATAGCACCAAAAATAATAAACTCTATGTAGGGCTAGATAATAATGTCGAAATCAGTAGCGCAAATAGCGGAAGTAGCGATAAGCGTGAGGGAGTGAGATATAGTGGTGGAGTGTATTTGCTAGATTCGTTTATGCCGAGTAAATATTTCTCACTCACAGGTGGTGCAAGAGGGGAAGTGGTATATTATGATGTGGATAGAACTGCGGTTACAAGATTTGCTATTCCACCTACCAACATTGTAAGCAGTGTGGGCTCACGCCAAGATATTAAGGCAAACTATGCAGCTGAAATCACTCCAGCATTTCACTACGGCGAGGCGGGAACTGTATATGCCAAAGGCGAGATAGGGTTTATTAGCCCTAGTGTCGCACAGATTATAAACGCAATTAGCACAAGTAATACTTCAAAAGAATTTGCAAAATCAAACATTAAGCCAGAGCAGTATTTCACAGGTGAGATAGGGTGGAGAGATGAGTTTTTGTTTTCTAGCTTTTCTGCAAGTGCGTATTATACGCACTCATTTAATGAAATCCGCTATATCTATCAAACTGCTGTAAGAAATTTTTTTAATCTTGGCGAGACGCAACGATTTGGCTTTGAGTTTGTGGGCAAACAGCGACTTTTTGATAAGATTTTGAGTTTGCAAGAATCGATAAATTTTAACTACTCAAATGTGCTAAAGGGGAGAGATGAAACTGCTATGTTTAATGCCAATGCCATAGGTGCGAGTGATGCAAGCCAAGAGGGCAAGCAAATCCCTTATGTGCCAATAGTGAAGGTAAGTTTGCTAGCAAATGTGCAAGCTATAAAAGTAGGCAAGCATTCTCTAAATATTTTTTATAACAACAGCTACTATGGACAACAAGTGGATAACAACTACGCGCTAATGAATCGTGGAGGATATGTGCTAGGGGATATAGGATTTACTTACGCTTATAATGGATTTAGCATAAGTGCGGGCGTGCGAAATGTGTATGATAGCTTTTATGTCGCTTATCAAAGTAGCTCTAGCTCGGCTAGAGGGCAAACAACTACAAATACTAGGACTTATCTAGCAGGGGAGGGGAGAAGCTACTATATCGCAGGTAAATGGGAGTTTTAA
- the pseC gene encoding UDP-4-amino-4,6-dideoxy-N-acetyl-beta-L-altrosamine transaminase: MPNQKTNIFLPYSTQLIDKRDIKRVKSALKSPLLTQGELCEEFEGKIAKYIGAKYALCFNSATSALYCAYRCAFKQGQSVITTPNSFVATANMLLACGCKPIFADILDDGNISVESIKSLLTTKIKNTTDNNAKAQNIAGIVSVDFAGKSVEAKSIKSIAKAHNLAFVSDSSHAFGGELDGRKIGTFADVSIFSFHAIKPITTAEGGAIITNDKSIYERAKLLRSHGLSKISLWDSEVQDFGFNFRLNELQAALGLSQLEKIDEFLDKREKIAKIYDEAFYENPKFAKEYFTPTHAQNPPNIKSTNHLYPILLSNKLIPHKEAIFRALQARGLGVQVHYKPIFDYELFRDCVRDGQTKQHQAKSQARHKARQWYEAEISIPLHQAMSKKDIKYCIKSVLEVFRNAYR, from the coding sequence ATGCCAAACCAAAAAACCAACATATTTCTACCATACAGCACACAGCTAATTGATAAGCGCGACATAAAGCGCGTAAAATCCGCACTAAAATCCCCGCTTTTGACACAGGGCGAGCTATGCGAGGAGTTTGAGGGCAAAATCGCCAAATACATAGGAGCAAAATACGCGCTTTGCTTTAATTCTGCGACTTCCGCGCTGTATTGCGCGTATCGTTGCGCCTTTAAGCAAGGGCAAAGTGTGATAACCACGCCAAATAGCTTTGTGGCTACGGCAAATATGCTCCTTGCGTGCGGGTGCAAGCCCATATTTGCTGATATTTTAGATGATGGCAACATAAGCGTAGAATCCATAAAATCCCTGCTAACAACAAAAATCAAAAACACCACAGACAATAATGCAAAAGCGCAAAATATCGCAGGAATCGTAAGCGTGGATTTCGCAGGCAAAAGTGTAGAAGCAAAATCAATAAAATCCATTGCCAAAGCGCACAATCTAGCCTTTGTCTCTGATAGCTCTCACGCCTTTGGTGGCGAGCTAGATGGGCGCAAAATCGGCACTTTTGCAGATGTGAGTATTTTTAGCTTTCACGCCATAAAGCCTATCACAACCGCAGAGGGCGGAGCGATTATCACAAACGATAAATCTATCTATGAGAGAGCAAAACTTTTGCGCTCACACGGGCTTAGCAAGATTTCACTTTGGGATAGTGAGGTGCAAGATTTTGGGTTTAATTTCCGCTTAAACGAATTGCAAGCCGCACTAGGACTATCACAGCTAGAAAAAATCGATGAGTTTCTAGACAAGCGAGAAAAAATCGCTAAAATCTATGATGAGGCTTTTTATGAAAATCCAAAATTTGCCAAAGAATACTTTACCCCCACCCACGCGCAAAATCCTCCAAATATCAAAAGCACAAATCATCTCTACCCTATCTTATTGTCAAATAAGCTAATCCCACACAAAGAAGCGATTTTTAGGGCATTGCAAGCAAGGGGGCTGGGTGTGCAGGTGCATTATAAGCCGATTTTTGATTATGAGCTGTTTAGAGATTGTGTGCGAGATGGACAAACAAAACAACACCAAGCAAAAAGCCAAGCAAGACACAAAGCAAGGCAATGGTATGAAGCTGAAATCTCTATCCCACTTCATCAAGCGATGAGCAAAAAAGACATAAAATACTGCATAAAATCCGTTCTAGAAGTGTTTAGAAATGCGTATAGATAG
- the prpB gene encoding methylisocitrate lyase, which produces MSNITSAGKRFRQALKENSPLLIVGTPNAYSALQATKIGHKAIYISGSGVASVSYGLPDLGIVGLEDFCIDVRRITSRVDTPLLVDCDTGFGGAFNIARTIKELIRAGAAATHIEDQVAQKRCGHRPNKELVSTQEMCDRIKAAMDAKIDSEFVVMARTDAHAIEGQDKAIERAVAYVEAGAEMIFAEAVHTLEEYSAFVKAVKVPVLANITEFGKTPYFSADELKGAGISMVLYPLSANRAMSKAANTVYKSILANGHQKDVLDIMETREELYAMLDYYTYENKLDELFKK; this is translated from the coding sequence ATGAGTAACATAACTTCAGCAGGAAAGAGATTTAGGCAGGCATTAAAGGAAAATTCTCCTTTGCTAATCGTAGGCACACCAAACGCATACTCCGCGCTGCAAGCCACCAAAATCGGGCATAAGGCAATCTATATCTCTGGCTCGGGCGTGGCAAGCGTGAGCTATGGGCTACCTGATTTGGGAATCGTGGGGCTAGAGGATTTTTGTATCGATGTGCGTAGAATCACTTCGCGCGTGGATACGCCCCTGCTTGTGGATTGTGATACGGGCTTTGGTGGGGCGTTTAATATTGCTCGCACGATAAAAGAGCTAATCCGCGCAGGTGCAGCCGCTACGCACATAGAAGACCAAGTCGCACAAAAGCGTTGCGGACATCGCCCAAACAAAGAGCTAGTAAGCACGCAAGAAATGTGCGATAGGATAAAAGCTGCAATGGATGCCAAAATCGATAGTGAATTTGTCGTTATGGCACGCACCGATGCGCACGCTATCGAGGGACAGGATAAAGCAATCGAGCGCGCTGTGGCTTATGTGGAAGCGGGAGCAGAGATGATATTTGCCGAAGCAGTGCATACACTTGAGGAGTATTCTGCCTTTGTCAAAGCTGTCAAAGTCCCTGTGCTAGCAAATATCACAGAATTTGGCAAGACGCCTTACTTTAGCGCAGATGAGCTAAAGGGTGCGGGAATCTCAATGGTGCTCTATCCTCTCTCGGCAAATCGTGCGATGAGCAAGGCGGCAAATACCGTGTATAAGTCGATTTTGGCAAATGGGCATCAAAAAGATGTGCTTGATATAATGGAAACGCGTGAGGAGCTTTATGCAATGCTTGATTATTATACGTATGAAAACAAACTTGATGAGTTGTTTAAAAAATAG
- a CDS encoding DUF5408 family protein: MDTQNTQNTLQETRKNTSSTSSDSQLAICIARRAMKIVIFIGMASVVLLMINIYILLNQITATAQISREIKTIKQVLENPSNVDSSVESSQMPNQNQINTK; the protein is encoded by the coding sequence ATGGATACACAAAATACACAAAACACTTTGCAAGAAACTCGCAAAAACACTTCTAGCACCTCTAGTGATAGCCAACTAGCTATATGTATCGCTCGTAGGGCGATGAAAATCGTGATATTTATCGGTATGGCTTCAGTGGTGCTACTAATGATAAATATCTATATACTGCTAAATCAAATCACTGCCACTGCGCAAATAAGCCGTGAGATAAAAACAATAAAGCAAGTGCTAGAAAATCCCTCTAATGTAGATTCTAGTGTGGAATCTAGCCAAATGCCAAATCAAAACCAAATCAACACTAAATAA
- a CDS encoding tRNA (cytidine(34)-2'-O)-methyltransferase → MTHIILLQPRIPQNTGNIGRLCVAAQAKLHLIHPLGFHLDDKYLKRAGMDYWEHLDLKEWDCVEDFWECYPLDCNHYFFSTKAKKIFYEARFQKECFLYFGREDAGIDEVILQDNEEKTFKIPMSPKARSLNLATTVGIALYEAIRQNGLQQ, encoded by the coding sequence ATGACACACATTATCTTACTTCAGCCTAGAATCCCCCAAAACACAGGAAATATCGGCAGGCTTTGCGTAGCAGCGCAAGCCAAGCTACACCTTATCCACCCATTAGGATTCCACCTAGATGACAAATACCTAAAACGCGCAGGAATGGACTATTGGGAGCATTTGGACTTAAAAGAGTGGGATTGTGTGGAGGATTTTTGGGAGTGCTACCCGCTTGATTGCAATCATTATTTTTTCAGCACAAAAGCAAAAAAGATTTTTTATGAAGCACGATTCCAAAAGGAATGCTTTTTGTATTTCGGTAGAGAAGATGCAGGAATCGATGAAGTGATTTTGCAAGACAATGAAGAAAAAACTTTCAAAATCCCTATGTCGCCAAAAGCACGAAGCCTAAACCTCGCCACAACCGTAGGCATAGCACTCTATGAAGCTATAAGGCAAAATGGCTTGCAACAATAA
- the trpS gene encoding tryptophan--tRNA ligase, which translates to MHKKDSASKNPQTKSLAKAPTDLPSNTKSVKNLSAKKRVFSGIQPTGEIHLGNYLGAVKNWVDSQDEYENIFFIANSHSITMPHSPKELESSTYKLAAMLLACGIDTQKSALFVQSAIDYHPALAWILDCNISMGDMGRMTQFKDKSAKSSAQKASVGLFNYPALMAADILLYEVDFVPVGQDQKQHLELTRNVAQKFNRDYGECFKIPNPLIQKVGAKIMGLDNPQIKMSKSQKGENHAIFLLDSPEVITRKIKKATTDSAREIVFDENRLGLYNLLCMYEIFSEQSREVIEAEFAGKGYGELKSRLGDLLVESLRPIREKYDEIMREKGYIKQVLESSADKVRPIAKATYERAKNLIGLV; encoded by the coding sequence ATGCACAAAAAAGATTCTGCTAGCAAAAATCCACAGACAAAATCTTTGGCAAAAGCCCCCACAGATTTGCCCTCAAACACCAAATCTGTCAAAAACTTAAGCGCAAAAAAGCGCGTTTTTTCGGGCATACAGCCCACAGGAGAGATTCATCTAGGAAATTATTTGGGTGCAGTGAAAAATTGGGTAGATTCCCAAGATGAGTATGAAAATATCTTTTTTATCGCCAATTCTCACTCTATCACGATGCCCCATAGCCCAAAAGAGCTAGAATCTAGCACTTATAAACTAGCTGCTATGCTACTAGCTTGCGGGATAGATACGCAAAAATCCGCACTTTTTGTCCAAAGCGCGATTGATTATCACCCTGCGCTAGCGTGGATTTTGGATTGTAATATTTCTATGGGCGATATGGGGCGAATGACGCAGTTCAAAGACAAAAGCGCGAAATCTAGTGCACAAAAAGCAAGCGTTGGGCTTTTTAACTACCCTGCGCTTATGGCGGCAGATATTTTGCTCTATGAGGTGGATTTCGTCCCTGTGGGGCAAGACCAAAAGCAGCATTTAGAGCTTACCCGCAATGTCGCGCAAAAATTTAATCGCGACTATGGCGAGTGCTTCAAAATCCCAAATCCACTTATTCAAAAAGTCGGTGCAAAAATAATGGGACTTGATAATCCTCAAATAAAAATGAGCAAATCCCAAAAGGGCGAAAATCACGCGATATTTTTGCTTGATAGCCCTGAAGTCATCACGCGCAAAATCAAAAAAGCTACGACAGATTCTGCGCGTGAAATCGTGTTTGATGAGAATCGCTTGGGGCTTTATAATTTGCTATGTATGTATGAGATTTTTAGTGAGCAAAGTAGAGAGGTGATAGAAGCGGAGTTCGCAGGCAAGGGCTATGGCGAGCTAAAGTCTAGGCTAGGAGATTTGCTAGTAGAGTCCTTGCGTCCTATTAGGGAAAAATATGATGAAATAATGCGCGAAAAGGGCTATATAAAGCAGGTTTTGGAATCTAGCGCGGACAAAGTCCGCCCCATAGCCAAAGCCACTTATGAGAGGGCAAAAAATCTTATAGGGCTTGTGTGA
- a CDS encoding LPP20 family lipoprotein, protein MRNVVKMSANLVLGLVFGFIALLGFVGCGDKGGLQGIKNDAGVAAEFDGAPDWVTGDSGLLAATGSAKIKNNNLSFATTQAEAAARTKLAGQINTQVESKYRELTTSGEDSVNQEAVQAIRQSVNESLAGSRVVNKWVSKTGNLYVLIKIEKLDTRLLEENLQKAKGVNQAAAKKLAQTVDELIDGEKAKSQELNAQ, encoded by the coding sequence ATGAGGAATGTAGTAAAAATGTCAGCTAACCTAGTTCTTGGGCTAGTATTTGGATTTATCGCGTTGCTAGGCTTTGTGGGCTGTGGCGACAAAGGCGGACTACAAGGGATAAAAAACGATGCAGGCGTAGCAGCAGAATTTGATGGCGCACCTGATTGGGTTACGGGCGATTCTGGGCTACTTGCTGCCACAGGCAGTGCCAAAATCAAAAACAACAATCTTAGCTTTGCCACTACCCAAGCAGAAGCAGCTGCTCGCACAAAACTCGCAGGGCAAATCAACACCCAAGTAGAAAGCAAGTATAGAGAGCTAACCACAAGTGGCGAAGACAGCGTAAACCAAGAAGCAGTCCAAGCCATACGCCAAAGCGTAAATGAGTCCCTAGCTGGCTCTCGCGTGGTAAATAAATGGGTAAGCAAAACAGGAAATCTATATGTGCTTATCAAAATCGAAAAACTTGACACACGACTTTTAGAAGAAAATCTACAAAAAGCAAAAGGTGTAAATCAAGCCGCCGCCAAAAAGCTAGCTCAAACCGTTGATGAACTAATCGATGGCGAAAAAGCAAAAAGCCAAGAGCTAAACGCTCAATAA
- a CDS encoding RBBP9/YdeN family alpha/beta hydrolase, whose product MKSAENQQKRVFIIHGFDAHPRKHWFVWLRKKVENLGARAEILAMPNPQMPTLTQWLECIKDNVGVADTNTFFVAHSLGTITTLRYVQTLKKDSQKLGGILLVSGFCAPLPSLPQLDSFTNGELEYGSIISTARSRIIIAAKDDEIVPCELSQNLAQNIEATFVCEPKGGHFMQSDGFDTFELGFSLLRMQLEC is encoded by the coding sequence ATGAAATCCGCAGAGAATCAGCAAAAGCGCGTATTTATCATTCACGGATTTGACGCACACCCGCGTAAGCATTGGTTTGTGTGGCTAAGAAAGAAGGTAGAAAATCTAGGGGCGAGGGCAGAGATTTTGGCTATGCCAAATCCACAAATGCCAACCCTAACACAATGGCTAGAGTGCATAAAGGACAATGTGGGCGTAGCAGATACAAATACTTTTTTTGTCGCTCATAGTTTGGGGACGATTACCACACTGCGCTATGTCCAAACGCTGAAAAAAGATTCACAAAAACTCGGTGGAATCCTGCTTGTATCGGGCTTTTGCGCTCCGCTTCCATCACTTCCGCAGCTAGATAGCTTCACAAATGGCGAGCTAGAGTATGGTAGTATCATCTCTACTGCTCGCTCTCGTATCATTATCGCTGCAAAAGATGATGAAATCGTGCCTTGTGAGCTAAGCCAAAATCTAGCTCAAAATATCGAAGCGACATTTGTGTGCGAGCCAAAGGGAGGGCATTTTATGCAAAGTGATGGGTTTGATACTTTTGAGCTTGGGTTCTCGCTATTGCGTATGCAGCTAGAATGCTAG
- the prpD gene encoding 2-methylcitrate dehydratase encodes MSNDMGILEAKRPEFDELLTKIAKYADEFVAKSDVAIETAKYCLMDTIGCGILALKYPACTKLLGPSVEGAEFRPLGSKVPGTSYQLEPIRAAFNVGAMVRWLDFNDTWLAAEWGHPSDNLGAIWAVADYVSRKNISEGKEALKVSCVLQAMIKAHEIQGVLALENCFNKVGLDHVLLVRIASTAVAAKLLGCDFNEIRNAVSHAFIDGGALRTYRHAPNTGSRKSWAAGDASSRGVDLALKAKTGEMGYPSALTASFWGYHDVKMKGQKLTIPQEFGSYVMENVLFKISFPAEFHAQTAVEAALSLHNEVKDRLDEIDKIIITTQESGHRIINKVGELANPADRDHCIQYMVAVPLIFGRLVADDYEDSVASDKQIDELRAKMVVEVDERYTREYLEADKRSIANAVQVFFKDGSSTQKVEVEYPIGHKRRRKEGIPVLEAKFRTNLATRFSPKQCEMILSAFENDKNLLNMNFNEFSDLFVL; translated from the coding sequence ATGAGTAACGATATGGGAATACTAGAGGCAAAACGACCTGAATTTGATGAGCTACTAACCAAAATCGCAAAATACGCTGATGAGTTTGTAGCAAAGAGTGATGTAGCGATAGAAACGGCAAAATACTGCCTAATGGATACGATAGGGTGCGGGATTTTGGCACTAAAGTATCCTGCTTGCACAAAGCTACTAGGACCAAGCGTGGAGGGCGCGGAGTTTCGCCCGCTAGGGAGCAAGGTGCCGGGCACAAGCTATCAGCTAGAGCCTATTCGCGCGGCGTTTAATGTCGGGGCAATGGTGCGCTGGCTAGATTTCAATGATACTTGGCTAGCTGCAGAGTGGGGACACCCAAGCGATAATCTAGGCGCAATCTGGGCAGTGGCAGACTATGTAAGTCGCAAAAACATAAGCGAGGGCAAAGAAGCACTCAAAGTCTCTTGCGTGCTACAAGCGATGATAAAAGCGCACGAGATTCAAGGCGTGCTTGCACTAGAGAACTGCTTTAACAAAGTGGGGCTAGACCACGTGCTACTTGTGCGTATCGCTAGCACAGCAGTAGCAGCAAAACTTTTGGGCTGTGATTTTAACGAAATCCGCAACGCTGTCTCGCACGCATTTATTGATGGTGGTGCGCTTCGCACTTATCGCCACGCGCCAAACACAGGCTCACGCAAAAGCTGGGCTGCAGGCGATGCGAGCTCTAGGGGAGTGGATTTGGCACTCAAAGCAAAAACGGGCGAAATGGGCTATCCAAGCGCACTAACTGCGAGCTTTTGGGGATACCACGATGTCAAAATGAAAGGGCAAAAGCTCACAATCCCGCAAGAATTTGGTAGCTATGTAATGGAAAATGTGCTTTTCAAAATCAGCTTCCCTGCGGAATTTCACGCGCAAACTGCCGTAGAAGCCGCGCTAAGTTTGCATAACGAAGTCAAAGATAGACTAGATGAGATTGATAAAATCATCATCACCACTCAAGAATCTGGACACCGAATCATCAACAAAGTAGGCGAGCTAGCAAACCCCGCGGATAGAGACCACTGCATACAATATATGGTTGCCGTGCCGCTTATCTTTGGGCGACTTGTGGCTGATGACTATGAGGACAGCGTAGCGAGCGATAAGCAAATCGATGAGCTACGCGCAAAAATGGTGGTAGAAGTCGATGAGCGATACACACGCGAGTATTTGGAAGCCGATAAGCGCAGTATCGCAAACGCCGTGCAAGTATTTTTCAAAGACGGCTCTAGCACGCAAAAAGTCGAGGTAGAATACCCAATCGGGCATAAGCGCAGACGCAAAGAGGGAATCCCCGTGCTTGAAGCGAAGTTTAGGACAAATCTAGCGACTAGATTTTCGCCAAAGCAGTGCGAGATGATTTTAAGCGCGTTTGAGAATGATAAAAACCTGCTTAATATGAATTTTAATGAATTTAGTGATTTGTTTGTGCTGTAA
- a CDS encoding citrate/2-methylcitrate synthase, translated as MSKSEASKKSGGLAGIIAGQSAICTCGLGNGLNYYGYAIEDLAHHCEFEEVAYLLQFGELPNANKLAEYKSKIAAQRGLPKELKEVLKQIPKGVHPMNLMQSAVATLGALEGESEDFSDQDSKIIRLLGVLPSVLCFWHNFVYKGKEIDFASNQDSIAGYFLEKLKGENPPSEFIKAMHCSLILYAEHEFNASTFTARICASTRSDIFSAVAAAIGALRGPLHGGANEAAMHLIESFSSVDEAIAGVNHKLETKQLLMGFGHRIYGAGGDPRNALIKEWSKKLGGDTLLFKVSEAIESLMKEKKPNLPPNADFYSASAYHFMGIPTEYFTPIFIMSRVSGWTAHIKEQRANNKIIRPSSEYIGVPPRGFVELKNR; from the coding sequence ATGAGTAAAAGTGAAGCGAGTAAAAAAAGTGGCGGCTTAGCAGGAATCATCGCTGGACAAAGCGCGATATGCACCTGCGGGCTAGGAAATGGGCTAAATTACTATGGCTATGCTATCGAGGATTTGGCTCATCATTGTGAGTTTGAGGAAGTGGCGTATTTGTTGCAGTTTGGCGAGCTACCAAATGCAAACAAACTTGCTGAATACAAATCTAAAATCGCCGCGCAAAGAGGGCTACCAAAAGAGCTAAAAGAAGTCCTAAAGCAAATCCCAAAAGGCGTGCATCCTATGAACCTTATGCAAAGCGCGGTGGCGACACTTGGTGCGCTAGAGGGAGAGAGCGAGGATTTTAGCGACCAAGATAGCAAGATTATCCGCTTGCTTGGCGTGCTACCTAGCGTGCTATGCTTTTGGCACAACTTTGTGTATAAGGGCAAGGAAATTGATTTTGCAAGCAATCAAGATTCTATCGCGGGGTATTTTTTAGAAAAGCTAAAGGGGGAAAATCCGCCAAGCGAGTTTATCAAGGCTATGCACTGCTCGCTTATCCTCTACGCCGAGCACGAGTTTAACGCCTCGACTTTTACAGCTAGGATTTGTGCTTCCACACGAAGTGATATTTTTAGCGCGGTGGCAGCGGCTATCGGTGCGCTAAGAGGACCGCTTCACGGTGGGGCAAATGAAGCAGCAATGCACCTCATAGAGAGCTTCTCTAGCGTAGATGAAGCCATAGCTGGCGTAAATCACAAGCTAGAGACAAAGCAGTTGCTAATGGGATTTGGACATAGAATCTATGGCGCAGGTGGCGACCCGCGAAACGCGCTTATCAAAGAGTGGAGCAAGAAGCTAGGAGGCGACACGCTTTTATTCAAAGTGAGCGAAGCAATCGAATCACTAATGAAAGAAAAAAAGCCAAACTTGCCACCAAATGCGGATTTTTATAGTGCTTCGGCATATCACTTTATGGGAATCCCCACAGAATACTTCACGCCCATTTTTATAATGAGTAGGGTTTCTGGCTGGACTGCGCACATAAAAGAGCAAAGGGCAAATAACAAAATTATCCGCCCTAGCAGTGAGTATATAGGCGTGCCACCTCGTGGCTTTGTAGAGCTTAAAAATCGCTAA